Proteins co-encoded in one Ziziphus jujuba cultivar Dongzao chromosome 9, ASM3175591v1 genomic window:
- the LOC107427673 gene encoding ABC transporter G family member 1, with product MASVPTLEIKERDHAASIDMVLENGAYLTWENLWVTVPHGKNSTKPILQGLTGFASPGQLLAIMGPSGCGKSTLLDALGGRLSSKMKQSGDILINGRKETLAYGTSAYVTQDDTLMTTLTVSEAVYYSAQLQLPDSMSKLEKKERAAMTIREMGLQDAMNTRIGGWGDKGLSGGQKRRVSICIEILTRPKLLFLDEPTSGLDSAASYYVMSRIACLDKRMTIIASIHQPSSEVFQLFNNLCLLSSGKTIYFGPASLANEFFTSSGFPCPTLQNPSDHFLKTINKDFDQDIDEESLVGAIYREETINSLLKSYKASETYQQVRQQVAETCKQDCEALEKKKNRASFLTQSIVLTKRSFVNMYRDPGYYWLRLVIYITLAIGLGTIYCNIGFTYESIQARGSLLTFIASFLTFMTIGGFPSFVEDMKVFERERLNGHYGVTAFVMGNTFSALPYLLIISIIPGALSYYLPGLQKGYEHFLYFVCVLFACMMLVESLMMIIASLVPNFLMGIITGAGVQALMILGGGFFRLPNDLPDFFWRYPLFYMAFHKYAYQGMFKNEFEGLVIHNDQVGSGKTTISGEEILKDKWQVEKGYSKWVDLAILLGMVLLYRILFLIIIKIKEKIKTGRITFMPVPSKQTIQVMENPIATPLHGDNN from the exons ATGGCATCTGTCCCTACTTTAGAAATCAAAGAACGTGATCATGCAGCGAGCATTGATATGGTATTGGAAAATGGAGCTTACTTGACATGGGAAAATCTGTGGGTAACAGTTCCCCATGGAAAGAATAGCACCAAACCCATTCTCCAAGGTCTTACAGGTTTTGCTAGTCCTGGCCAACTTTTAGCAATCATGGGTCCTTCTGGCTGTGGCAAGTCCACTCTTCTTGATGCTTTGGGAG GAAGATTAAGTTCAAAAATGAAGCAAAGTGGGGACATTCTAATAAATGGACGTAAAGAAACTCTGGCATATGGTACATCG GCATATGTAACACAAGATGATACTTTAATGACAACTTTAACGGTAAGCGAAGCCGTCTACTATTCAGCACAGCTCCAATTGCCAGATTCCATGTCGAAAttggagaagaaagaaagagcaGCAATGACAATAAGAGAAATGGGTCTTCAAGACGCCATGAACACAAGAATTGGAGGTTGGGGAGATAAAGGCCTTAGTGGTGGGCAAAAGAGAAGAGTTAGCATTTGTATTGAAATCCTAACACGTCCAAAGCTTCTCTTCCTTGATGAACCAACAAGTGGACTTGATAGCGCAGCTTCTTACTATGTTATGAGTAGAATTGCATGTCTTGATAAAAGAATGACTATAATAGCATCCATCCATCAACCAAGCAGTGAAGTCTTCCAACTTTTCAACAATCTTTGCCTTCTTTCTTCTggtaaaacaatatattttggACCGGCTTCTTTAGCAAATgag TTTTTCACTTCAAGTGGTTTTCCTTGCCCAACTCTCCAAAATCCTTCCGATCActtcctcaaaaccataaacaagGACTTCGATCAG GATATTGATGAGGAAAGTTTAGTTGGAGCAATATACAGGGAAGAAACCATCAATTCCCTTCTAAAATCTTATAAGGCGTCTGAAACTTACCAGCAAGTACGACAACAAGTAGCCGAAACATGTAAACAG GACTGCGAAGCactggagaagaagaaaaaccgtGCAAGCTTCCTAACACAGTCAATTGTTTTGACAAAGAGATCTTTCGTAAACATGTATCGCGATCCGGGTTACTATTGGCTGCGTCTAGTTATCTACATCACCTTGGCCATAGGGTTGGGAACTATCTATTGCAATATTGGTTTTACTTATGAATCAATTCAG GCAAGAGGTTCGCTTCTCACTTTTATAGCTTCATTCCTAACTTTTATGACTATTGGTGGATTCCCTTCCTTTGTGGAAGACATGAAG GTATTTGAGAGAGAAAGATTGAATGGTCATTATGGAGTTACTGCATTTGTGATGGGAAACACATTTTCAGCCTTGCCATATTTGCTTATCATTTCAATAATTCCTGGAGCATTATCTTATTACCTTCCTGGACTTCAAAAGGGATATGAACATTTCTTATACTTCGTCTGTGTGCTATTTGCTTGCATGATGTTAGTTGAGAGCCTAATGATGATTATAGCAAGTCTTGTGCCAAATTTTCTCATGGGAATAATAACAGGAGCTGGAGTTCAAGCACTTATGATTTTGGGCGGTGGATTTTTCAGATTGCCAAATGATCTTCCTGATTTCTTTTGGAGATATCCTCTGTTTTACATGGCTTTCCACAAGTATGCCTACCAAGGAATGTTCAAAAACGAGTTTGAAGGTTTGGTAATACATAATGATCAAGTTGGATCAGGAAAAACTACCATAAGTGGTGAAGAAATTTTGAAAGATAAATGGCAAGTTGAAAAGGGTTACTCAAAGTGGGTTGATCTTGCTATTTTGCTTGGGATGGTACTTTTATATCGAATTCTGTTCTTGATAATCATCAAGATCAAGGAGAAGATCAAGACTGGTAGAATAACTTTCATGCCAGTTCCTTCTAAGCAGACCATACAGGTTATGGAAAATCCCATTGCTACACCATTGCATGGAGATAATAACTAA
- the LOC107427666 gene encoding ABC transporter G family member 1-like produces the protein METVIRIDNSVRVVENGAYLTWKDLWVTVPHEKNTTKPILKGLTGFAMPGKLLAIMGPSGCGKSTLLDALGGRLRSKMRQSGKILINGRKETLAYGTSAYVTQEENLMRTLTVIEAVYYSAQLQLPDSMSKLEKKERAEMTIREMGLQDAMNTRIGGLRDKGLSNGEKRRVSICIEILTRPKLLFLDEPTSGLDSAASYYVMRRIACLDQKEGKRMTIISSIHQPSTEVFQLFHDLCLLSYGKTIYFGPASLANKFFSSSGFPCPTLQNPSDHFLKTINKDFEQYIDKEGLAGAISTEEAINSLIKSYKASGIYNKVRRQVAKICKQDCGALEKKKNHATFVTQSIVLTKRSFVNMYRDPGYYWLRLAIYLILAFGLGTIYYNISFAFESIQERRSLLTFIASFLTFMSIGGFPSFVEEMKVFERERLNGHYGAAAFVMGNTVSAFPYLIIISVLPGAVCYYLPGLREGYQYFLYFAIVIFACMMLVESLMMIIASLVPNFLMGIIIGAGVQGLMILSSGFFQLPNDLPNIFWKYPLFYIAFHKYAYQGMFKNEFDGVLVPGYEVGAPPTISGDEILLDLWQVEKGYSKWVDLAILFGMVVLYRILFLLIIKFNEKGKAITKYLCRYLKVRK, from the exons ATGGAAACAGTGATCCGGATTGATAATTCAGTGAGAGTGGTGGAAAATGGAGCTTATTTGACATGGAAGGATCTTTGGGTGACAGTTCCACACGAAAAGAATACCACCAAACCCATTCTTAAAGGTCTAACAGGTTTTGCCATGCCTGGGAAGCTCTTGGCGATCATGGGTCCTTCAGGCTGCGGCAAATCCACCCTCCTTGATGCTTTAGGAG GGAGATTACGTTCAAAGATGAGACAAAGTGGGAAGATTCTAATAAATGGACGCAAGGAGACTTTGGCTTATGGTACATCG GCATATGTAACACAAGAAGAAAATCTAATGAGAACTTTAACGGTAATTGAAGCCGTCTACTACTCAGCTCAACTCCAACTACCGGATTCAATGTCGAAATTGGAGAAGAAGGAGAGAGCAGAAATGACAATAAGAGAAATGGGTTTGCAAGACGCCATGAACACTAGGATTGGAGGTTTGAGAGATAAAGGGCTTAGCAATGGGGAAAAGAGGAGAGTTAGCATTTGCATTGAAATCTTAACACGTCCAAAGCTTCTCTTCCTTGATGAACCGACTAGTGGGCTTGACAGTGCAGCTTCTTACTATGTGATGAGAAGAATTGCTTGTCTGGatcaaaaggaaggaaaaagaatgaCTATAATTTCATCCATCCATCAACCTAGTACTGAAGTCTTTCAACTTTTCCACGATCTTTGTCTTCTTTCTTATggtaaaactatatattttggACCGGCTTCTTTAGCAAATAAG TTTTTTAGTTCAAGTGGTTTTCCATGCCCGACTCTCCAAAATCCTTCTGACCACTTCCTGAAAACCATAAACAAGGATTTTGAACAG TATATTGACAAGGAAGGTTTAGCTGGAGCAATTTCCACAGAAGAAGCAATTAATTCCCTTATAAAGTCCTATAAAGCATCTGGAATTTACAACAAAGTACGGAGACAAGTAGCTAAAATTTGTAAACAG GATTGTGGAGCactggagaagaagaaaaaccatGCAACTTTCGTTACCCAATCAATTGTTTTGACAAAAAGATCTTTCGTAAATATGTATCGTGATCCAGGCTACTACTGGTTGCGCCTGGCTATCTACCTCATTTTGGCTTTTGGGCTTGGCACTATCTATTACAATATTAGCTTTGCTTTTGAATCGATTCAG GAAAGGCGATCTCTGCTCACCTTTATTGCTTCTTTCCTAACTTTCATGTCTATTGGTGGATTCCCTTCTTTTGTGGAAGAAATGAAG GTGTTTGAGAGAGAAAGATTAAATGGTCACTATGGAGCTGCTGCATTTGTGATGGGCAACACAGTCTCCGCCTTTCcctatttgataattatttcagtGCTTCCTGGAGCTGTATGTTATTATCTTCCAGGACTTAGAGAAGGCTACCAATACTTCTTATACTTTGCCATTGTGATATTTGCTTGCATGATGTTGGTTGAGAGCCTAATGATGATTATTGCAAGTCTTGTGCCCAATTTTCTTATGGGAATAATAATAGGAGCTGGAGTTCAAGGTCTTATGATTCTAAGTAGTGGGTTTTTCCAATTGCCGAATGATCTTcccaatattttttggaaataccCTTTATTCTATATTGCTTTCCACAAGTATGCCTACCAAGGAATGTTCAAAAATGAGTTTGACGGTGTATTAGTCCCCGGCTATGAAGTTGGAGCCCCACCCACCATAAGTGGAGAtgaaattttattggatttatggCAAGTAGAAAAGGGTTATTCCAAGTGGGTTGATCTTGCTATTTTGTTTGGAATGGTAGTTTTATATCGAATTTTGTTCTTGCTGATCATTAAGTTCAACGAGAAAGGCAAGgctataacaaaatatttatgtcGATATTTGAAAGTACGAAAATAG